In Candidatus Binatia bacterium, one DNA window encodes the following:
- the tatC gene encoding twin-arginine translocase subunit TatC, producing MADVEMPLTAHLEELRWRIIKSLLAIAVGFALAYGFAETLFEILIGPVTRAAGDHPVKLIGTGVAEAFFTKLKVSFIAGVFLASPAILYQAWQFVAPGLYENEKRYVVPFVFFGTFFFLAGALFCYAFVFEVGYGFFIEQYATIGIEPTLRISEYLSFSARLLLAFGVTFELPVVAFFLARVGMIDHNTLIRPWRYALIGIVVIAAVLTPGPDVASQLLLVAPLVVLYGVSIGVAYVFRNEQARGEEQAEQESDEPA from the coding sequence ATGGCCGACGTCGAGATGCCGCTGACGGCGCACCTCGAGGAGCTGCGCTGGCGGATCATCAAGTCGCTGCTCGCGATCGCCGTGGGCTTCGCCCTCGCCTACGGCTTCGCCGAGACGTTATTCGAGATCCTGATCGGCCCGGTCACGCGCGCCGCCGGTGATCACCCCGTCAAGCTGATCGGCACCGGGGTCGCCGAGGCGTTCTTCACCAAGCTCAAGGTGTCGTTCATCGCCGGCGTGTTCCTCGCCTCGCCGGCGATCCTCTACCAGGCGTGGCAGTTCGTCGCGCCGGGACTCTACGAGAACGAGAAGCGCTACGTCGTGCCGTTCGTCTTCTTCGGCACGTTCTTCTTCCTCGCCGGCGCGCTGTTCTGCTACGCGTTCGTGTTCGAGGTCGGCTACGGCTTCTTCATCGAGCAGTACGCGACGATCGGCATCGAGCCCACGCTGCGCATCAGCGAGTACCTCTCGTTCAGCGCTCGCTTGCTGCTCGCGTTCGGCGTCACCTTCGAGCTGCCGGTGGTCGCCTTCTTCCTCGCGCGCGTCGGGATGATCGATCACAACACGCTGATCCGCCCGTGGCGCTACGCGCTGATCGGCATCGTCGTGATCGCCGCCGTGCTGACGCCGGGTCCCGACGTCGCCTCGCAGCTCCTGCTCGTCGCGCCGCTCGTCGTGCTCTACGGCGTGAGCATCGGCGTCGCGTACGTGTTCCGGAACGAGCAGGCGCGCGGCGAGGAGCAGGCCGAGCAGGAGAGCGACGAGCCGGCCTGA
- the tatB gene encoding Sec-independent protein translocase protein TatB: protein MFGIGMPELVVILVVALIVLGPKRLPEVARALGKGLAEFRRVTGEVNRELESARSLIEQEAREHEAARRKAERARTTITPKPADATVARSDASAATPSAATPDGTTPSAPASDAATSSAPATNAAPTTSATAGATDVASASAGASTADDPSASARSAAPADATAAKA, encoded by the coding sequence ATGTTCGGCATCGGCATGCCCGAGCTCGTCGTGATCCTCGTGGTCGCGCTGATCGTGCTCGGGCCGAAGCGCCTTCCGGAGGTCGCACGCGCGCTGGGCAAGGGGCTCGCGGAGTTCCGTCGCGTGACGGGCGAGGTCAACCGCGAGCTCGAGAGCGCGCGCAGCCTGATCGAGCAGGAGGCGCGCGAGCACGAGGCCGCGCGGCGCAAGGCGGAGCGGGCGCGCACCACGATCACCCCCAAGCCCGCCGACGCGACGGTCGCGCGCAGCGACGCGAGCGCCGCGACGCCGAGCGCGGCGACGCCGGACGGCACGACGCCGAGCGCGCCAGCCTCGGACGCAGCGACCTCCAGCGCTCCGGCGACGAACGCCGCGCCCACCACGAGCGCCACGGCCGGCGCGACCGACGTCGCGAGCGCGTCCGCCGGCGCGAGCACCGCCGACGACCCGAGCGCGAGCGCACGCAGCGCCGCGCCCGCCGACGCAACCGCCGCGAAGGCCTGA
- a CDS encoding pyridoxamine 5'-phosphate oxidase family protein: MSLAMTVAEREEFLAQVHVAVINIPEPGRGGLTVPIWYDYTPGGPLWFVTDATSRKARLLEQAGCLSLCVQSEAPPYKYVSIEGTVESIEPADVERHVRPLAYRYLGKEFGDRYIEATRGTGSAAGSIVVRVAPRRWLSVDYAKQFGSL, translated from the coding sequence ATGTCGCTCGCGATGACGGTGGCCGAGAGAGAAGAGTTCCTGGCGCAAGTGCACGTCGCCGTCATCAACATCCCGGAGCCGGGGCGCGGCGGCCTCACGGTGCCGATCTGGTACGACTACACGCCCGGCGGGCCGCTGTGGTTCGTCACCGACGCGACGTCGCGCAAGGCGCGGCTCCTCGAGCAGGCGGGCTGCCTGAGCCTGTGCGTGCAGAGCGAGGCGCCGCCCTACAAGTACGTCAGCATCGAGGGCACCGTGGAGTCCATCGAGCCCGCCGACGTCGAGCGCCACGTCCGCCCGCTCGCGTACCGCTACCTCGGGAAAGAGTTCGGCGACCGGTACATCGAGGCGACGCGCGGTACCGGCAGCGCCGCGGGCAGCATCGTCGTGCGCGTCGCGCCGCGCCGCTGGCTGTCGGTCGACTACGCCAAGCAGTTCGGCTCGCTCTGA